The Candidatus Thorarchaeota archaeon genome includes a window with the following:
- a CDS encoding type II secretion system F family protein: MVFESLCQLASKTPPFSTLAKTRNNEDMERAVAFLIPILSLNVISVYSAAYLVSTMSFAAVALLLVVIGSSIFLIVPVSLLTAVFAYYVIVTHPERIMDSYKVTLSEHADILFEQFVLVYTSGGTIFDAIEMVAQSGFPYLSKAFRDMLLRIQNGVPPERCLAEFAENQPSKDLRRYITAILSSSESETDLLDSLSGKSFEADMALRQKNLELESRLLIVSALSTYMPIVITLAISLSGLAQNWAILLISPLLIGVHYSLKSRFADDFSVYFDMPNPESEETYSQKRAVDEYDEFLNMLMLLGERLTSGDTCEVALREIRDSVSSPVDSILDSILTSIYNREESLSEAFRKARKRVVGLRVARLLQIIPLMCERSARQAGDRITKIASRLVERSATAKERDSIIEAQKLKVLLLSLTSSIVLGLVTSLSPFLDIGTLLGDGPFSISEPAGLSDVLPLTITLAVVTGSAGYQNSEMIGFSHPKIIGAVSVFVFWATLALSGLLLGTNNI, translated from the coding sequence TTGGTCTTTGAAAGCCTGTGTCAACTTGCTTCGAAAACGCCTCCATTTTCAACTCTAGCAAAAACCAGAAATAATGAAGATATGGAACGTGCTGTGGCCTTCCTTATCCCTATTCTTTCACTTAACGTTATTTCTGTGTATTCCGCGGCGTATCTTGTCTCAACAATGTCCTTTGCTGCTGTCGCACTGTTGCTTGTAGTTATCGGTAGTTCCATCTTCCTGATTGTGCCTGTTTCTCTTCTAACAGCTGTATTTGCTTATTATGTGATAGTAACCCACCCAGAAAGAATCATGGATAGCTACAAGGTCACATTGTCTGAGCATGCTGACATCCTGTTCGAGCAGTTTGTATTGGTTTATACCTCGGGCGGTACGATATTTGATGCTATAGAGATGGTTGCCCAGTCAGGATTCCCCTACTTATCCAAGGCGTTCCGTGATATGCTTCTACGTATCCAGAATGGGGTTCCCCCTGAACGCTGTCTTGCCGAGTTTGCAGAAAACCAACCTTCGAAAGACCTTCGCAGGTATATTACCGCAATCCTTTCTTCGTCCGAAAGCGAAACCGACCTACTGGATTCACTCTCTGGAAAATCCTTTGAAGCAGATATGGCGCTTCGACAGAAAAATCTGGAACTGGAGAGTCGCCTTCTCATTGTTTCCGCATTGTCTACGTACATGCCCATCGTTATCACGCTGGCGATCTCGTTATCAGGATTAGCCCAGAACTGGGCTATCTTGTTGATTTCTCCTCTTCTCATCGGAGTTCATTACTCTCTGAAGTCACGATTTGCGGATGATTTCTCAGTATACTTTGATATGCCAAATCCTGAGAGTGAAGAAACATATTCTCAGAAAAGGGCTGTAGATGAATATGACGAGTTTCTGAATATGCTAATGCTTCTGGGTGAGAGACTGACTTCTGGTGATACATGTGAGGTTGCTCTTCGGGAGATTAGGGATAGTGTAAGTTCGCCCGTAGATTCTATACTTGATTCCATTCTGACTTCGATATACAATCGTGAGGAAAGCCTTTCAGAAGCATTTCGCAAAGCAAGAAAGCGTGTGGTAGGATTGAGAGTTGCTCGATTGCTTCAAATCATTCCACTTATGTGTGAACGATCCGCCAGGCAGGCTGGTGATAGAATCACCAAAATCGCTTCTAGGCTAGTTGAACGGTCAGCTACTGCAAAAGAACGTGATTCCATAATTGAAGCTCAGAAGCTGAAAGTGTTGTTGTTGAGTCTTACCAGTTCAATCGTGTTAGGATTGGTTACATCATTATCTCCTTTCCTTGATATTGGGACTCTCTTGGGAGATGGACCGTTTTCGATATCCGAACCAGCTGGACTCAGTGATGTGCTCCCCCTTACCATCACTCTAGCAGTCGTTACAGGTTCTGCTGGCTATCAGAATTCCGAGATGATCGGCTTCTCACATCCGAAGATTATAGGGGCCGTCTCAGTATTCGTCTTCTGGGCTACTCTTGCTCTTTCTGGATTGCTCTTGGGTACAAACAATATTTGA